A window of the Actinobacillus genomosp. 1 genome harbors these coding sequences:
- a CDS encoding succinate dehydrogenase assembly factor 2 has translation MAELNRFRIEWECRRGMRELDKMIMPFYKEHFDDLSEAQQQTFVAMLKYTDPELFRWFMHQAPAPTQEMADLIELIRSKIER, from the coding sequence ATGGCTGAATTAAATCGTTTTAGAATTGAGTGGGAATGTCGCCGCGGTATGCGCGAATTAGACAAAATGATTATGCCTTTTTACAAGGAACATTTTGATGATTTAAGCGAAGCACAGCAACAAACTTTTGTGGCAATGCTTAAATATACCGATCCGGAATTATTCCGTTGGTTTATGCACCAAGCCCCTGCTCCAACGCAAGAAATGGCTGATTTAATCGAGTTGATTCGCTCTAAAATTGAGCGTTAA
- a CDS encoding NAD(P)-dependent oxidoreductase, which produces MILLFGANGLAGRALLAAADQPIVSVLRQPSTDPFFADRQTTVADVMSLEACEAVMQQYSPKVVISYIGGKKDGVRSDATGNINIIRAMLKYAPAARFIFITSMGCGEQWAFLSEPVKQVLGEALQEKTQAENLLRESSLNWTILRPCGLNTSEGETFRLIENAAELPGSYMSRKALANAVLSVLKNEGLKHKILSVCQ; this is translated from the coding sequence ATGATTTTATTATTTGGAGCCAACGGCTTAGCCGGACGCGCATTACTGGCGGCGGCTGATCAGCCAATCGTCTCGGTATTGCGCCAACCTTCGACAGATCCGTTTTTTGCGGATCGTCAAACAACTGTTGCCGATGTGATGTCTTTAGAAGCTTGTGAAGCGGTGATGCAGCAATATTCGCCAAAAGTGGTGATCAGCTATATCGGTGGCAAAAAAGACGGTGTACGTAGCGATGCTACCGGTAATATCAATATTATTCGTGCCATGCTGAAATATGCACCTGCCGCTCGTTTTATTTTTATTACCAGTATGGGTTGCGGCGAACAATGGGCATTTTTATCTGAGCCGGTAAAACAAGTATTGGGTGAAGCACTACAAGAAAAAACACAGGCGGAAAACTTACTGCGTGAAAGCTCGCTAAACTGGACGATTTTACGTCCGTGCGGACTAAATACGAGCGAAGGCGAAACCTTCCGTTTAATTGAAAATGCAGCGGAACTACCCGGCAGTTATATGAGCCGTAAAGCATTAGCTAATGCGGTTTTGTCCGTACTTAAAAACGAAGGATTAAAGCATAAAATCTTATCCGTTTGCCAATAA
- the hutW gene encoding heme anaerobic degradation radical SAM methyltransferase ChuW/HutW, with translation MITTTNWQASQAAPKAFPERQALMPIWGGEAVPQQEWQNVWGQAAVHALKQDGLAYFHIPFCAGHCIFCGFYRNAWKQEYSKIYTDKLIEELAYEAGIRQGNGKIKAVYFGGGTPTALDTEDLVRLIKACYQYLPLADDCEFTIEGRISHFDIEKARACVAAGVNRISIGIQTFNSKIRKRLGRKHSGEEAYEYLKALCELDAVVVADLIFGLSNQTDEVWANDIQVASSLPLSGLDIYAFNNYPFLPINKMIEHGSLPAAASFEVQAQHYAYAVEHLQKAGWQQVSNNHFAFPNRGERNRYNTLVKSNMPCLAFGSGAGGNFGGYSFQVHSTLQTYLDTPADKKALSFLSKHGANKPLLGVVQHDLELGYLDIKLFRHNPKAMKLLMQWQQLSLLNIDQEGIARLNISGRYWSPTLIRKLMLTLPTEDKKENSMVKLSEEQLSELRQSLAENPGQILEMVAGMKQCSLEEVISCLPAEMVIKTDGARFVEIMQALAMLEDAVTFIAHTPDAVVEVTGKLPSGQIGRGFYNFDHGQEGGVHGHLRYENCAAIYLLERPFMGKHTVSLNFINHQGGAMFKIFVGRDEARNLRQNQIDFMRQLIKGK, from the coding sequence ATGATTACAACAACAAATTGGCAGGCAAGCCAAGCCGCTCCGAAAGCATTCCCTGAACGTCAGGCATTAATGCCGATCTGGGGTGGTGAAGCGGTGCCGCAACAAGAATGGCAGAACGTATGGGGACAAGCTGCCGTTCACGCCCTCAAACAAGACGGTTTAGCATATTTCCATATTCCTTTTTGTGCCGGTCACTGTATTTTCTGTGGTTTTTACCGTAATGCGTGGAAACAAGAATACAGTAAAATCTATACCGATAAACTGATTGAAGAATTGGCGTATGAAGCCGGTATCCGCCAAGGTAACGGTAAAATCAAAGCGGTTTATTTCGGTGGCGGAACGCCAACCGCATTGGATACCGAAGATTTAGTCCGCTTAATCAAAGCGTGCTATCAATATTTACCGTTAGCGGACGATTGCGAATTTACGATTGAAGGTCGTATTAGTCATTTTGATATTGAAAAGGCTCGTGCTTGCGTAGCCGCCGGCGTGAATCGTATTTCAATCGGTATTCAAACCTTTAACTCAAAAATTCGTAAACGTTTAGGACGTAAACATAGTGGTGAAGAGGCTTATGAATACCTCAAAGCCTTGTGTGAATTAGATGCGGTTGTCGTTGCCGATTTGATTTTCGGTTTATCGAATCAAACGGATGAAGTTTGGGCGAATGATATTCAAGTGGCAAGTAGCCTGCCGTTATCCGGTTTGGATATTTATGCGTTTAATAACTATCCGTTTTTACCGATTAATAAAATGATTGAACACGGTTCTCTGCCTGCCGCCGCAAGTTTTGAGGTACAAGCGCAACATTACGCTTATGCAGTAGAGCATTTACAAAAAGCCGGTTGGCAACAAGTCAGTAATAACCACTTTGCTTTCCCGAATCGAGGGGAACGAAACCGTTATAACACGTTAGTTAAATCCAATATGCCGTGTCTGGCTTTCGGCTCCGGTGCAGGCGGTAATTTCGGCGGTTATAGTTTCCAAGTACATTCCACACTACAAACTTATTTAGACACACCGGCAGATAAGAAAGCACTATCGTTTTTAAGTAAACACGGTGCAAATAAGCCGTTGCTTGGTGTCGTGCAACACGATTTAGAACTGGGTTATCTGGATATTAAGTTATTTAGACATAACCCGAAAGCAATGAAATTGCTGATGCAATGGCAGCAATTATCTTTATTAAACATTGATCAAGAAGGCATCGCTCGCTTGAATATTAGCGGTCGATATTGGTCACCGACCTTGATCCGCAAATTAATGCTCACGTTACCCACAGAAGATAAAAAGGAGAACAGCATGGTTAAATTAAGTGAAGAACAATTAAGCGAATTACGTCAATCACTTGCCGAAAATCCGGGACAAATTTTAGAAATGGTTGCCGGTATGAAACAATGCAGCTTAGAAGAAGTGATTAGTTGCTTACCGGCGGAAATGGTCATAAAAACGGACGGCGCACGTTTTGTGGAAATCATGCAAGCGTTAGCAATGCTAGAAGATGCGGTGACCTTTATTGCACACACGCCGGATGCAGTGGTTGAGGTCACCGGCAAGCTACCAAGCGGTCAAATCGGCAGAGGTTTTTACAACTTCGACCACGGTCAGGAAGGTGGCGTACACGGTCACCTACGTTATGAAAACTGTGCGGCGATTTATTTACTTGAGCGTCCATTTATGGGCAAACATACCGTATCGCTTAACTTTATTAACCATCAAGGCGGCGCAATGTTTAAAATCTTTGTCGGACGTGATGAAGCGCGTAACTTACGTCAAAACCAAATCGATTTTATGCGTCAATTAATCAAGGGTAAATAA
- a CDS encoding glutathione S-transferase family protein, with protein sequence MKLYCLKGACSFVPHVALEWTGAEYQAELVSRDFIKSAEFLALNPRGAVPLLVDGDLALSQNQAILHYLDEKYPDAKLFGSKTLRDKAKAARWLAFFNSDVHKSFVPLFRLPSYVEGNEELTRVIRQQAAEQILNQLETANKHLESHIFFGENISVADVYLYIMLNWCRMLGLDFSHLEQLSPFMQRVEANAGVDAVRLVEGLKG encoded by the coding sequence ATGAAACTTTATTGTTTAAAAGGCGCTTGCTCATTCGTACCGCACGTGGCGTTAGAATGGACAGGGGCGGAATATCAAGCGGAACTAGTCAGCCGCGATTTTATTAAATCGGCGGAATTTTTAGCGTTGAATCCACGTGGCGCAGTACCGTTATTAGTGGACGGCGATTTAGCACTTTCGCAAAACCAAGCCATTTTGCATTATTTGGATGAGAAATATCCGGATGCAAAATTATTCGGTAGTAAAACTTTGCGTGATAAAGCGAAAGCGGCGCGTTGGTTAGCGTTTTTCAATAGTGATGTGCATAAATCGTTTGTACCGTTATTCCGTTTACCGAGCTATGTGGAAGGGAATGAAGAATTAACACGAGTGATTCGCCAGCAAGCGGCCGAGCAAATTTTAAATCAATTAGAGACCGCCAATAAGCATTTAGAAAGCCATATTTTCTTCGGTGAAAATATCTCAGTGGCGGATGTTTATCTTTATATCATGTTAAATTGGTGCCGTATGTTAGGCTTAGATTTTTCACACCTTGAGCAACTCTCGCCGTTTATGCAGCGTGTGGAAGCAAATGCCGGTGTAGATGCGGTGCGTCTTGTCGAAGGTTTAAAAGGCTAA
- the lysA gene encoding diaminopimelate decarboxylase, whose amino-acid sequence MNHFNYKNQQLFAEDVSVSDIINQHGTPAYIYSRATLERHWHAFDKAFGAHPHLICFAVKSNSNIALLNVMARLGSGFDIVSQGELERVLAAGGEPSKVVFSGVAKSHSEIQRALEVGIRCFNIESIAELHRINEVAGQLGKIAPISLRVNPDVDAHTHPYISTGLKENKFGVSVTQAREVYRLAKTLPNVKITGMDCHIGSQLTELQPFLDATDRLIVLMEQLKEDGIELHHLDLGGGLGVPYNGEEPPHPTEYAKALLEKLKGYADLEIILEPGRAITANAGILVTKVEYLKANEDRNFAIVDTGMNDMIRPALYEAYMQITEVDQSLAREKAVYDVVGPICETSDFLGKGRELAIEQGDLIAMRSAGAYGAAMSSTYNSRPQAVEIMVDGDQAYLIKARASFADLWRLENLLP is encoded by the coding sequence ATGAATCATTTCAATTATAAAAACCAACAACTTTTTGCGGAAGACGTTTCCGTTTCAGATATCATCAATCAACACGGTACGCCTGCTTATATCTATTCTCGTGCCACGCTTGAGCGTCATTGGCACGCTTTTGATAAAGCATTCGGCGCACACCCGCACTTGATTTGCTTTGCGGTAAAATCCAATTCCAATATCGCTTTATTAAATGTAATGGCGCGCCTCGGTTCGGGCTTTGATATTGTGTCGCAAGGTGAGCTTGAACGTGTACTTGCCGCAGGTGGCGAGCCGAGTAAAGTAGTATTTTCCGGTGTGGCGAAATCACACAGTGAAATTCAACGTGCGTTAGAAGTCGGCATTCGTTGCTTTAATATCGAATCAATCGCCGAGTTACACCGCATTAATGAAGTTGCCGGTCAATTAGGTAAAATCGCACCGATTTCATTGCGTGTAAATCCGGATGTTGATGCGCATACTCACCCTTATATTTCCACCGGTTTAAAAGAAAATAAATTTGGGGTAAGCGTAACCCAAGCTCGTGAGGTATACCGTTTAGCCAAAACGTTACCAAACGTGAAAATTACCGGTATGGATTGCCATATCGGTTCGCAATTAACCGAATTACAACCGTTTTTAGATGCCACTGATCGCTTGATTGTATTAATGGAACAATTAAAAGAAGACGGTATTGAGTTACATCACTTAGATTTAGGCGGTGGTTTAGGCGTGCCGTATAACGGCGAAGAGCCACCACACCCGACCGAATACGCCAAAGCATTATTGGAAAAATTAAAAGGCTATGCGGATCTTGAGATCATTTTAGAGCCTGGGCGCGCGATCACGGCAAATGCGGGGATCTTAGTTACTAAAGTGGAATATCTTAAAGCGAATGAAGATCGTAATTTTGCGATTGTCGATACCGGTATGAACGATATGATTCGCCCGGCACTTTATGAAGCTTATATGCAAATTACCGAGGTAGATCAATCACTTGCACGTGAAAAAGCGGTCTATGACGTAGTTGGCCCGATTTGTGAAACTTCAGACTTTTTAGGTAAAGGCAGAGAACTGGCGATTGAACAAGGCGATCTGATTGCAATGCGTTCGGCAGGGGCTTACGGAGCGGCGATGTCTTCAACCTATAATTCACGTCCTCAAGCGGTCGAAATTATGGTGGACGGCGATCAGGCTTATTTAATTAAAGCACGTGCAAGTTTTGCGGACTTATGGCGTCTAGAGAACTTACTGCCGTAA
- the lptM gene encoding LPS translocon maturation chaperone LptM — MKKLFLAALIASFGLAACGVKGPLYFPEQQPAQQQTK; from the coding sequence ATGAAAAAATTATTTTTAGCGGCGTTAATCGCATCGTTCGGGTTGGCTGCCTGCGGTGTAAAAGGCCCACTTTATTTTCCTGAGCAGCAACCGGCTCAACAACAAACAAAATAA
- the frdD gene encoding fumarate reductase subunit FrdD, with translation MNKQDPKRSNEPPVWLMFSAGGTISAICFPILLLILGVLLPLGLVPVDNIVAFAHTWLGKLVILAVTIFPMWAGMHRVHHGLHDLKIHFPAGGWVFYGLSALYSVIVFFAVIAL, from the coding sequence ATGAATAAACAAGATCCAAAACGTTCTAACGAACCGCCTGTATGGTTAATGTTTAGTGCGGGCGGTACAATTAGTGCAATTTGCTTCCCGATATTACTTCTTATTTTAGGTGTGTTATTACCGCTCGGTTTAGTGCCGGTGGATAATATCGTGGCGTTTGCGCACACCTGGTTAGGTAAATTAGTCATTTTAGCGGTTACCATTTTCCCAATGTGGGCTGGTATGCACCGTGTGCACCATGGTTTACATGACCTCAAAATTCACTTTCCTGCGGGTGGCTGGGTATTCTACGGATTATCCGCTCTCTACTCAGTGATTGTGTTCTTTGCAGTAATCGCACTGTAA
- the frdC gene encoding fumarate reductase subunit FrdC, translating into MTTATKRKAYVREMKANWWTKSSFYKMYMVREATCLATVWFCLVLLHGVISLGGESLDGFISFLQNPIVFILNVISIAALLYHAATLYVMTPQVLTFIVKNERVNPNILKNALWAVTGLVSLVALVCTYI; encoded by the coding sequence ATGACAACAGCAACTAAACGTAAAGCGTATGTACGCGAAATGAAAGCGAATTGGTGGACAAAATCAAGCTTCTATAAAATGTATATGGTACGTGAAGCGACTTGTTTAGCGACCGTATGGTTTTGTCTGGTATTGCTTCACGGGGTAATCAGTTTAGGCGGAGAAAGTTTAGACGGTTTTATCAGTTTCTTACAAAACCCGATTGTATTTATTTTAAATGTGATCAGTATTGCCGCATTACTTTACCATGCTGCGACATTATATGTGATGACACCGCAAGTTTTAACTTTTATCGTTAAAAACGAACGTGTAAATCCGAATATTTTAAAAAATGCACTTTGGGCGGTAACAGGCTTAGTAAGCCTTGTTGCATTAGTATGTACTTATATCTAG
- a CDS encoding succinate dehydrogenase/fumarate reductase iron-sulfur subunit: protein MANLNKMTIEVLRYNPETDSEPHLDKYEVPFDSQTSLLDALGYIKDELEPELSYRWSCRMAICGSCGMMVNGKPKLACKTFLRDYSGFMRIEPLANFPIERDLVVDLSHFIDSIEAIKPYVIDNKAPEGQRTKQTPAQLEKYRQFSMCINCGLCYAACPQFGLNPEFIGPAAITLAHRYNLDNRDNGREQRMKLLSSKNGVWSCTFVGYCSEVCPKHVGPASAINQGKLESAKDYVISMLKPKG from the coding sequence ATGGCAAATTTAAATAAAATGACCATCGAAGTGCTTCGCTATAATCCGGAAACAGATAGCGAACCACATTTAGACAAATATGAAGTGCCGTTCGACAGCCAAACTTCATTATTAGATGCACTCGGTTATATTAAAGACGAACTTGAGCCTGAGCTTTCTTATCGTTGGTCTTGCCGTATGGCGATCTGCGGTTCGTGCGGTATGATGGTAAACGGTAAACCGAAATTAGCATGTAAAACATTCTTACGTGATTACAGCGGTTTTATGCGAATCGAACCGCTTGCAAACTTCCCGATTGAGCGTGACTTAGTGGTGGATTTAAGCCACTTTATCGACAGCATCGAAGCAATCAAACCTTATGTTATCGATAATAAAGCACCGGAAGGTCAGCGTACTAAACAAACACCGGCACAATTAGAGAAATATCGTCAATTCTCAATGTGTATTAACTGTGGTCTATGCTATGCAGCTTGTCCGCAATTTGGTTTAAACCCTGAGTTTATCGGTCCGGCAGCGATTACCCTTGCTCACCGTTATAACTTGGATAACCGTGATAACGGTCGTGAACAACGTATGAAACTCTTAAGCTCTAAAAACGGGGTGTGGAGTTGTACTTTCGTCGGTTATTGTTCAGAAGTATGTCCGAAACATGTCGGCCCGGCTTCTGCGATTAACCAAGGTAAATTGGAAAGTGCGAAAGATTACGTAATTTCAATGCTTAAACCAAAAGGCTAG
- the frdA gene encoding fumarate reductase (quinol) flavoprotein subunit, giving the protein MQSVNFDVAIIGAGGGGLRAAIAAAEANPNLKIALISKVYPMRSHTVAAEGGSAAVIKDTDSFDNHFNDTVGGGDWLCEQDIVEYFVEHSPIEMTQLERWGCPWSRREDGEVNVRRFGGMKIERTWFAADKTGFHLLHTLFQTSIKYPNIVRFDEHFVLDILTDNGEARGCVAMNMMEGTLVQINANAVVIATGGGCRTYRFNTNGGIVTGDGLSMAYRHGVALRDMEFVQYHPTGLPNTGILMTEGCRGEGGILVNKDGYRYLQDYGLGPETPIGKPENKYMELGPRDKVSQAFWQEWKKGNTLKTAKGVDVVHLDLRHLGEKHLTERLPFICELARAYEGVDPVTSPIPVRPVVHYTMGGIEVDMHAETSIKGLFAVGECASSGLHGANRLGSNSLAELVVFGKVAGENAARRAQEAGPRNQAQIDAQAQDVVARLHALARQEGNESWSDIRNQMGDAMEEGCGIYRTQESMEGAVNKIHELRERYKNISVKDKSSVFNTDLLYKIELGFILDVAQSIACSAVERKESRGAHQRLDYTERDDVNYLKHTQAFYNADGTPTIKYSDVKITKSQPAKRVYGAEAEAQEKAKKAAEQAQK; this is encoded by the coding sequence ATGCAAAGTGTTAATTTTGATGTCGCGATTATCGGTGCTGGCGGCGGCGGTTTACGTGCAGCTATCGCAGCAGCGGAAGCAAATCCAAATCTTAAAATTGCTTTAATTTCAAAAGTTTATCCGATGCGTAGCCATACAGTGGCGGCAGAAGGCGGCTCAGCAGCAGTCATCAAAGATACAGACTCTTTTGATAACCACTTTAACGATACCGTAGGCGGTGGCGACTGGTTATGCGAACAAGATATTGTGGAATATTTCGTTGAACATTCACCGATTGAAATGACCCAGTTGGAACGTTGGGGCTGTCCTTGGTCACGTCGTGAAGACGGTGAAGTAAACGTGCGCCGTTTCGGTGGGATGAAAATCGAACGTACGTGGTTTGCGGCGGATAAAACCGGTTTCCACTTATTACACACCCTTTTCCAAACTTCTATCAAATACCCTAACATCGTCCGTTTTGACGAACATTTTGTGTTGGATATTTTAACCGACAACGGCGAAGCTCGCGGTTGTGTTGCGATGAATATGATGGAAGGTACGCTTGTTCAAATCAATGCAAATGCAGTCGTTATCGCAACAGGTGGTGGTTGCCGTACTTATCGTTTCAATACTAACGGTGGTATCGTAACTGGTGACGGTTTATCAATGGCGTATCGTCACGGTGTGGCATTACGTGATATGGAATTCGTTCAATATCACCCGACCGGCTTACCGAATACCGGTATCTTAATGACCGAAGGTTGTCGTGGCGAAGGCGGTATCTTAGTCAATAAAGACGGTTACCGTTACTTACAAGATTACGGTCTAGGACCTGAAACACCAATCGGTAAACCTGAAAACAAATATATGGAACTTGGTCCGCGTGACAAAGTTTCACAAGCATTCTGGCAAGAATGGAAAAAAGGTAACACTTTAAAAACCGCAAAAGGCGTGGATGTAGTGCATCTAGACTTACGCCATTTAGGTGAAAAACACTTAACTGAACGTTTACCGTTTATCTGTGAATTAGCTCGTGCTTATGAAGGTGTAGATCCGGTAACTTCGCCAATCCCGGTGCGTCCGGTTGTACACTATACAATGGGTGGTATTGAAGTGGATATGCACGCAGAAACTTCAATTAAAGGCTTATTTGCAGTCGGTGAATGTGCTTCTTCAGGCTTGCATGGTGCAAACCGTTTAGGTTCTAACTCATTAGCAGAGTTAGTCGTATTCGGTAAAGTGGCTGGTGAAAACGCCGCTCGCCGTGCGCAAGAAGCCGGTCCTCGTAACCAAGCGCAAATTGATGCGCAAGCACAAGATGTTGTTGCACGTTTACATGCTTTAGCTCGTCAAGAAGGTAATGAATCTTGGTCTGATATTCGTAACCAAATGGGTGACGCAATGGAAGAAGGTTGCGGTATCTATCGTACTCAAGAAAGTATGGAAGGTGCGGTCAATAAAATCCATGAATTAAGAGAACGTTACAAAAATATCAGCGTAAAAGATAAATCAAGCGTGTTTAACACCGATTTACTCTACAAAATCGAATTAGGTTTCATCTTAGATGTGGCGCAATCAATCGCTTGCTCGGCTGTTGAACGTAAAGAATCTCGTGGTGCGCACCAACGTTTAGACTATACCGAACGTGACGATGTGAATTACTTAAAACACACCCAAGCATTCTACAATGCGGACGGCACACCGACGATTAAATATTCGGATGTGAAAATTACTAAATCACAACCTGCAAAACGTGTATACGGTGCGGAAGCGGAAGCGCAAGAAAAAGCGAAAAAAGCAGCAGAACAGGCACAAAAATAG
- the epmA gene encoding elongation factor P--(R)-beta-lysine ligase, protein MNELTLENIEWKPTASIQNLIKRSKIMAEIRQFFKDRGVLEVETPALSEFSVTDVHLSTFHTQFLSPFSSEAKTLHLMTSPEYHMKRLLAAGSGSIFQLCRVFRNEEAGKRHNPEFTMLEWYRPHFDMYRLINEVDDLLQQILDCEPAESYSYQFVFQTYVGLDPLSATRAQLVEKARKHGFPCEDDENRDTLLQFLFSEIVEANIGKERPTAVYHFPSSQAALAQISSEDHRVAERFEVYYKGLELANGFHELSDAKEQMRRFEQDNIHRTQMGLPPQQLDTRFLAALKAGIPNCSGVALGVDRLMMIAMNAEKIDEVMAFGVENA, encoded by the coding sequence ATGAACGAATTAACTTTAGAAAATATTGAATGGAAACCGACCGCTTCCATTCAAAACCTGATTAAACGTAGCAAAATTATGGCGGAAATTCGCCAGTTCTTTAAAGATCGCGGTGTATTAGAAGTAGAGACCCCCGCATTGAGCGAATTTTCCGTGACGGATGTACATCTTTCTACCTTCCACACACAATTTCTTTCGCCTTTTTCCAGTGAAGCGAAAACGTTACATCTGATGACCAGCCCCGAATACCATATGAAACGTCTATTGGCGGCGGGTAGCGGTTCAATTTTTCAATTATGTCGCGTGTTTCGTAATGAAGAAGCCGGCAAACGTCATAATCCGGAATTTACTATGTTGGAATGGTATCGCCCGCATTTTGATATGTATCGTTTAATCAATGAGGTGGATGATTTATTGCAACAAATTCTGGATTGCGAACCGGCGGAATCTTATAGCTATCAGTTCGTGTTCCAAACCTATGTCGGTTTAGATCCGCTGTCGGCAACCCGTGCGCAATTAGTAGAAAAAGCACGTAAGCACGGTTTTCCTTGTGAAGATGATGAGAACAGAGATACGTTGCTACAATTTCTATTCAGTGAGATTGTGGAAGCGAATATCGGTAAAGAGCGTCCGACTGCGGTCTATCATTTCCCGTCATCGCAAGCGGCACTGGCGCAAATCAGTTCGGAAGATCACCGTGTTGCGGAACGCTTTGAGGTTTATTACAAAGGCCTAGAATTGGCAAACGGCTTCCACGAGCTAAGTGATGCGAAAGAACAAATGCGCCGCTTCGAACAAGATAACATACACAGAACGCAAATGGGTTTACCGCCACAGCAATTAGATACTCGTTTTCTTGCCGCATTAAAAGCAGGCATTCCGAATTGTTCCGGTGTGGCGTTAGGTGTAGATCGCTTAATGATGATTGCGATGAATGCCGAAAAAATTGATGAAGTGATGGCGTTTGGTGTAGAAAATGCCTAG
- the dapF gene encoding diaminopimelate epimerase, giving the protein MQFSKMHGLGNDFMVIDGVTQNVYLTEDVIRKLADRHRGVGFDQLLLVEPPYDPELDFHYRIFNADGSEVAQCGNGARCFARFVTLKGLTNKQDIHVSTAKGKMVLTLKGEEKVRVNMGEPIWEPAQIPFTANKFEKNYILRTDLQTVLCGVVSMGNPHCVLQVEDINTAPVNELGPLLENHDRFPERANIGFMQVVNRNHIKLRVFERGAGETQACGSGACGAVAVGIMQGVLDNNVQVDLPGGSLQIEWEGVGHPLYMTGDATHIYDGFIKL; this is encoded by the coding sequence ATGCAATTTTCAAAAATGCACGGACTTGGCAATGATTTTATGGTGATTGACGGTGTGACGCAGAACGTTTATTTAACCGAAGATGTAATTCGTAAATTGGCTGATCGTCATCGTGGAGTCGGTTTTGACCAGCTGCTATTGGTTGAGCCGCCATATGACCCGGAGCTGGATTTCCATTACCGAATCTTTAATGCGGACGGCAGTGAAGTGGCACAATGCGGTAACGGTGCGCGCTGCTTTGCCCGTTTTGTGACGCTCAAAGGTTTAACTAATAAACAAGATATTCATGTCAGTACCGCTAAAGGAAAAATGGTATTAACTTTAAAAGGTGAAGAAAAAGTTCGCGTGAATATGGGCGAGCCGATTTGGGAGCCGGCACAGATTCCGTTTACGGCAAATAAATTTGAGAAAAACTATATTTTAAGAACCGATTTACAAACGGTATTATGTGGGGTGGTTTCCATGGGGAATCCGCATTGTGTATTACAAGTTGAAGATATTAATACGGCACCGGTTAATGAACTCGGACCTTTATTAGAGAATCATGATCGTTTCCCTGAGCGCGCGAATATCGGCTTTATGCAAGTGGTGAATCGCAATCATATTAAATTACGAGTGTTTGAACGTGGTGCCGGTGAAACGCAGGCGTGCGGTAGCGGTGCTTGCGGTGCGGTTGCGGTAGGCATTATGCAAGGTGTATTAGATAACAATGTCCAGGTAGATTTGCCCGGCGGTTCGCTCCAAATTGAGTGGGAGGGTGTTGGGCATCCGTTATATATGACCGGTGATGCCACCCATATTTATGACGGTTTTATTAAACTCTAA